In bacterium (Candidatus Blackallbacteria) CG13_big_fil_rev_8_21_14_2_50_49_14, one genomic interval encodes:
- the rpoB gene encoding DNA-directed RNA polymerase subunit beta, with translation MLSNAVERKKIHKEVSESFKQLPDLIKIQKDSFKWFLQEGLPEALESFSPIQDYSGRLELHLLPNYELEQPPYSVPDCRARDLTFAAHLKIPVQLVNKQTGEIKEQKIFIGELPLMTERGTFVINGAERVVVSQIVRSPGVYFKREDTETGGKTLYSATVIPNRGAWLKFETDNHGLIHIRVDKTRKILATTFLRALGYQTQEMKELFRHRDFLERTLEKEKAAGIETTDQALIEVYKKLRPGDPPSAEGGQQMIKSRFFDPKRYDLGRVGRYKINQKLKLDVPEDVRTLDNKDIVAIIDYLVGFNFDMGDLDDIDHLGNRRIRSVGELLQNQFRVGLTRIERIVRERMTIQDIDSLTPQNLINAKPLVASIKEFFGSSQLSQFMDQTNPLAELTHKRRLSALGPGGLNRERAGFAVRDIHTSHYGRICPIETPEGPNAGLINSMSTFSQVNEYGFLETPYWRVRNGLLTKELIFMTADKEDNHYIAPGDLGFEDVEVEIEGEKVVERRFQLKKIPVRFRGEFFEVDPHEVEFVGVSPVQIVSVATSIIPFLEHDDANRALMGSNMQRQSVPLVLPDRPLVGTGLEKRVAYDSGSLVLAEEEGEVIYVSADKVRVKSTKGDIKQYDLLKYYRSNQDTCINQKPGVVLGQKVKVGDLIADGASTQEGELALGRNIIVAFMPWEGYNFEDAILISRRLVKDDVFTSIHIEKYETEARTTKLGAEEITRDIPNVGEDALRDLDEDGIIRVGAEIEPGDILVGKVTPKGESEHPPEEKLLRAIFGEKARDVRDTSLRVPHGEKGRVVDVKVFSRENGDELPPGVNKVVRVYIAQKRKISVGDKMAGRHGNKGIISRVLPIEDMPYLPNGKPVDIVLNPLGVPGRMNVGQIYEYLMGLAADLNEEMVEITPFDEMFGAMASQQLVENELIAARERKIAQSTEEFVSRLQAMKPEHLQFIQMTEGELETEADFRREAEAQARSEWNWLQESGKITLYDGRTGEAFMQKVGVGNIYMMKLVHLVDDKIHARSTGPYSLVTQQPLGGKAQFGGQRFGEMEVWGLEAYGAAYTLQEMLTIKSDDVMGRAAAYESIVKGKNIQKPGIPESFKVLIRELQSLGLDIQILHVGDDGSETEVELFEDSLTQYKERLKEQFAKTSLLETEISS, from the coding sequence ATGTTGTCAAACGCCGTGGAACGCAAGAAAATTCACAAAGAGGTTTCTGAGAGCTTTAAACAGTTACCTGACCTGATCAAGATTCAGAAAGACTCCTTCAAATGGTTCCTCCAGGAAGGCCTGCCCGAGGCTCTGGAATCTTTCTCTCCGATTCAGGATTACAGTGGCCGCCTCGAGCTTCATTTGCTTCCCAATTACGAACTTGAGCAACCGCCCTATTCCGTACCCGACTGTCGGGCACGGGATTTGACTTTTGCTGCACATCTTAAAATTCCTGTACAGTTGGTCAATAAACAAACTGGCGAAATCAAGGAACAGAAAATTTTCATCGGTGAATTGCCACTGATGACCGAACGTGGAACTTTCGTGATCAATGGCGCAGAGCGCGTCGTGGTCAGCCAGATTGTACGTTCACCTGGGGTTTATTTTAAACGCGAAGATACAGAAACGGGCGGTAAAACACTTTACTCCGCCACCGTCATTCCCAATCGGGGTGCTTGGCTGAAATTTGAAACAGACAACCATGGTCTGATTCATATCCGTGTCGACAAAACCCGTAAAATTCTCGCTACCACCTTTTTACGTGCCTTGGGTTATCAAACCCAGGAAATGAAAGAACTTTTCCGTCACCGTGATTTCCTCGAGCGCACGCTTGAAAAAGAAAAGGCAGCCGGAATTGAAACCACCGATCAGGCCCTGATTGAAGTTTATAAAAAACTGCGTCCTGGCGACCCCCCTTCTGCTGAAGGTGGACAACAGATGATCAAGAGCCGCTTCTTTGATCCCAAACGCTACGATTTGGGTCGTGTTGGCCGTTACAAGATCAACCAGAAACTGAAACTCGACGTCCCTGAAGATGTTCGCACCCTCGACAACAAAGACATTGTTGCGATTATCGATTATCTCGTGGGCTTCAATTTCGACATGGGCGATCTCGACGATATCGACCATTTGGGCAACCGCCGTATCCGCTCAGTGGGCGAATTGCTGCAGAACCAGTTCCGCGTGGGTTTGACCCGTATCGAACGAATTGTGCGTGAGCGCATGACCATTCAGGATATCGACAGCCTGACCCCCCAGAACCTGATCAATGCCAAACCTTTGGTGGCCTCGATCAAAGAATTCTTCGGTTCTTCGCAGCTCTCTCAGTTCATGGACCAAACCAATCCCCTGGCTGAGTTAACCCACAAACGCCGTCTCAGCGCCCTTGGGCCTGGCGGTTTGAACCGTGAGCGCGCAGGTTTCGCCGTCCGCGATATCCACACTTCTCACTATGGCCGTATCTGCCCGATTGAGACCCCTGAAGGTCCCAATGCCGGTTTGATCAATTCCATGTCGACCTTCTCTCAGGTCAATGAGTATGGTTTCCTTGAAACCCCCTACTGGCGTGTACGCAATGGCCTCTTGACCAAAGAGCTGATTTTCATGACCGCCGACAAAGAAGACAACCACTATATTGCACCAGGTGACTTGGGCTTTGAAGATGTGGAAGTTGAGATTGAAGGCGAAAAAGTGGTTGAACGCCGCTTCCAGCTTAAAAAGATTCCCGTGCGTTTCCGCGGTGAGTTCTTTGAAGTCGATCCCCATGAAGTAGAGTTCGTTGGCGTTTCACCGGTACAAATCGTATCCGTCGCAACCTCCATCATTCCGTTCCTGGAACACGATGACGCGAACCGCGCTTTGATGGGTTCCAACATGCAACGTCAGTCAGTGCCCTTGGTTCTGCCCGATCGCCCCTTGGTAGGAACAGGTCTGGAAAAACGCGTAGCCTATGACTCTGGCAGTCTGGTACTGGCCGAAGAGGAAGGTGAAGTAATCTATGTCTCCGCTGATAAGGTACGGGTAAAAAGTACCAAAGGTGATATTAAGCAATACGACTTGCTCAAATACTACCGTTCGAATCAGGACACCTGTATCAACCAGAAACCCGGTGTTGTTTTGGGCCAGAAAGTTAAAGTCGGCGATTTAATTGCTGATGGCGCTTCAACCCAAGAAGGCGAGCTGGCTTTGGGCCGCAATATCATCGTGGCCTTTATGCCCTGGGAAGGCTATAACTTTGAAGACGCGATTTTGATTTCACGTCGCCTCGTCAAAGATGATGTCTTTACCTCGATCCATATTGAAAAATATGAAACCGAAGCCCGCACCACCAAACTGGGTGCTGAAGAAATTACCCGCGATATTCCCAATGTCGGCGAAGACGCCCTGCGCGATCTCGACGAAGACGGCATTATCCGTGTCGGTGCAGAAATTGAGCCCGGCGATATTCTGGTCGGGAAAGTCACCCCCAAAGGGGAGTCTGAACACCCACCCGAAGAAAAACTTCTGCGCGCCATTTTCGGTGAAAAGGCCCGCGATGTTCGCGATACCTCACTGCGTGTTCCCCACGGTGAAAAAGGCCGTGTGGTAGATGTCAAAGTCTTCAGCCGTGAAAATGGCGATGAGCTGCCCCCTGGCGTCAACAAAGTAGTGCGTGTCTATATCGCTCAGAAACGTAAGATTTCTGTCGGGGATAAAATGGCTGGCCGTCACGGCAACAAGGGGATTATCTCCCGCGTATTGCCGATCGAAGATATGCCCTATCTGCCCAATGGCAAACCCGTTGATATTGTTCTGAATCCCCTGGGGGTTCCGGGCCGTATGAACGTGGGTCAGATTTATGAATATCTGATGGGTCTGGCTGCCGACCTGAACGAAGAAATGGTGGAAATCACCCCCTTCGACGAAATGTTTGGCGCCATGGCTTCACAGCAGTTGGTTGAAAATGAGCTGATTGCCGCCCGCGAACGCAAAATCGCCCAGTCGACTGAAGAGTTTGTCTCCCGCTTGCAGGCCATGAAACCCGAGCATCTTCAATTCATTCAAATGACTGAAGGGGAATTGGAAACTGAAGCAGATTTCCGCCGTGAAGCAGAGGCTCAAGCCCGCAGCGAGTGGAACTGGTTACAGGAATCCGGCAAAATCACCCTCTATGATGGTCGTACGGGTGAAGCCTTCATGCAGAAGGTCGGCGTGGGCAATATCTACATGATGAAACTGGTTCACCTTGTAGACGATAAAATCCATGCCCGTTCTACTGGCCCCTACTCTTTGGTTACCCAACAGCCTCTGGGGGGTAAAGCCCAATTCGGCGGCCAGCGTTTTGGGGAAATGGAAGTTTGGGGCTTGGAAGCCTATGGGGCCGCTTATACCCTGCAGGAAATGCTCACGATCAAGTCAGACGATGTCATGGGCCGTGCCGCGGCTTATGAATCGATTGTCAAGGGCAAGAATATTCAGAAACCCGGAATCCCTGAGTCCTTCAAGGTACTGATCCGGGAGCTCCAGAGTCTGGGCTTGGATATCCAGATTCTCCATGTTGGCGATGACGGCTCTGAAACAGAGGTTGAACTGTTTGAAGACAGCTTGACCCAGTATAAAGAGCGACTGAAAGAACAGTTCGCCAAGACCTCACTGCTGGAAACAGAAATCAGCAGTTAA
- a CDS encoding DNA-directed RNA polymerase subunit beta'', with translation MIYSQGQQPSDEGDAFDCIKIGIASPQRILSWSRGEVTKPETINYRTLKPEMGGLFCERIFGPSRDWECYCQKYKRVRHRGIICERCGVEVTESKVRRHRMGHIKLAAPVVHIWYLKGIPSYLSLLLDIPLRSLEDVTYYNAYIVLEETNLIRESAEVAVAVSDEEGEEAAAPKEDAPEPASLLLKRGQLLSEDKYEQLCRIYGEDSFVAEMGAPAIKHLLGELDLKTLSEEIWHELKENKPTGQKKIKLIKRLRVIENFLNSGSHPTWMVLDAIPVIPPDLRPMVQLDGGRFATSDLNDLYRRVINRNNRLNRLLEMEAPDIIIRNEKRMLQEAVDALFDNGRRGRTVVGPNNRALKSLSDIVEGKQGRFRQNLLGKRVDYSGRSVIVVGPSLKLNQCGLPKEMALELFKPFVMNKLVERGVVQNIKSAKKLIERQDTYVWDILEEVIKGHPVLLNRAPTLHRLGIQAFEPILVEGRAIQLHPLVCTAFNADFDGDQMAVHVPLSIEAQTEARLLMMATNNILLPATGKPVVSPSQDMVIGCYYVTIDNPEADKEDSNLLGNGKVFSSSDELLAAYEGGQLDIHAKVLVRFPVPRVDLDEPVMVHLNGAAVLDANNQPALDSHGRITVRFNGTPLGDLEEAGEVKMSDLVYIRTTPGRVMLNQLFPREMPYQNYAFGKEQLSNLIEDCYKIYGNEKSAELANNLKDKGFHFATKAGVSITISDLVINKKKPEILSRAENIINEAETLYQRGHITEAERYTRVINTWHEASEELTKLIDKNDPDNKLNSVYMMAFSGARGNISQVRQLIGMRGLMADPSGNIIDMAIKSNFKEGLNVTEYVLSSYGARKGIVDTALRTADSGYLTRRLADVAQDVIILDEDCETQNFFRLRDIKEGENTHLKLIDRLVGRTSGYDIISDSGKVIVHRNEVISPDKLDDIEIYLKGKSEENAYIDVRSPMGCESHFGVCRLCYGWSLTNQRVVDRGEPIGIIAAQSIGEPGTQLTMRTFHTGGVAEGGAAEKVYATDKGKVSFNAKDLVTVDIRTQAGENFKVLDKEMVLTLQPSGRKKAKEITILPGFALKVEDGQEVDKGEFLAVAVRESGKFGRGSMERKTKDVPATISGQIVYDGVQWEKRKNRNKQQDENVVTGKEGLIWIYSGDVYSMPPKCEVHVKDGDTLKSGATIASIGTSTEYGGRVSLVENEDGTKNLSIITAELQLEGALVDKTRPETVLRFLDEELPVKNFELFVDDGTRLENNQVLAKAFESRYKVERNGVIHYVHDINEKEPITKEVEVLLLFEEFYPLKDKTLYLEESATVAAGTELMEGEFVEEAGFVNFDPDTSQELLFYPGAVAYRFPDGSEISVEENHVIQAGKTVGKRVDPETGEMEVVTSEIKGFIQMIPVDEAETLVVIRPFEKFKIKPGENFFNVKRESDNIGLETVTRLLHRQGDRIKAGSALSRIELQFKLLGSLVTLGGRVNLIPNPEEEGTFFLNLSSTEALSGQKGSMRGTFLPDYQEIEIYIEPLVKDGEMVTPRTKVASTKYKVRADGTIHVYEDENSGVFRMMLLTSEHERHYDISGKAAVVVGDKLFDGDLIAEGITAQETGIVTAVSKNLVTIRKARPNLVSPGSHLVLTDKSMVRQGEVVAVLAYEQMKTGDIIQGLPRVEELLETRKPKETAVLSEYEGEVFDLIRDDDKTTLKIRGVKMGAEVEAEHSLEIPYTASATVSVGQKVHRGDRLTTGSVNPHELLKIKDVAAAQRYLVDGVQMVYRSQGVKINDRHIEVIVRQMTRKCRIENPGETTFLPGEIVSETRIAQEKKRISELGLVTESFEYTPILLGITKASLNTESFISAASFQETTRVLTEAAVEGKRDWLRGLKENVIIGRLIPAGTGMRTKAMRDELLRKQKSVADARADAASANSQESVAEVQA, from the coding sequence CTGATTTATTCTCAAGGACAGCAGCCCAGCGATGAGGGTGATGCGTTCGATTGTATCAAAATTGGCATTGCTTCTCCCCAGCGTATTTTGAGCTGGTCACGCGGTGAGGTTACCAAACCCGAGACCATCAATTACCGGACCCTGAAACCTGAAATGGGCGGTCTGTTCTGCGAACGGATTTTTGGGCCCTCCCGCGATTGGGAGTGCTATTGCCAAAAGTATAAACGTGTCCGTCACCGGGGCATTATCTGCGAACGCTGCGGCGTTGAAGTGACTGAGTCCAAGGTGCGTCGTCACCGCATGGGCCATATCAAACTGGCGGCTCCTGTGGTCCATATCTGGTACCTCAAGGGCATCCCCAGTTACCTCAGTCTCTTGCTGGATATCCCCCTGCGCAGTCTAGAAGACGTCACCTACTACAACGCCTATATCGTATTGGAAGAAACCAATCTGATCCGTGAAAGCGCTGAAGTGGCTGTTGCCGTTTCTGACGAAGAAGGCGAAGAAGCGGCGGCTCCCAAAGAAGACGCCCCCGAACCCGCCAGTTTGCTGCTCAAACGCGGACAATTGCTTTCAGAAGACAAATACGAACAGCTTTGCCGGATTTATGGCGAAGACAGCTTCGTAGCTGAAATGGGTGCCCCTGCGATCAAGCATCTGCTTGGTGAACTCGATCTGAAAACCCTGTCAGAAGAAATCTGGCATGAGCTGAAAGAGAACAAACCCACCGGCCAAAAGAAGATCAAATTGATCAAGCGCCTGCGCGTAATTGAGAATTTCCTCAATTCAGGCTCACACCCCACCTGGATGGTGCTCGACGCCATTCCCGTCATTCCCCCCGACCTGCGCCCCATGGTGCAGTTGGACGGCGGTCGTTTCGCGACCTCCGATTTGAATGACCTCTACCGCCGTGTGATCAACCGCAACAACCGTCTCAACCGTCTGCTTGAAATGGAAGCCCCTGATATCATCATCCGCAACGAAAAGCGTATGCTTCAGGAAGCTGTGGATGCCTTGTTTGACAATGGCCGCCGGGGCCGTACCGTGGTGGGCCCCAATAACCGCGCCCTGAAATCCCTGAGCGATATCGTGGAGGGCAAGCAAGGCCGTTTCCGTCAGAACCTGCTCGGTAAACGTGTGGATTATTCAGGCCGTTCCGTTATTGTGGTAGGCCCCTCTCTCAAGCTGAACCAATGCGGTTTGCCCAAAGAAATGGCGCTTGAGCTTTTCAAGCCCTTCGTCATGAACAAATTGGTCGAACGTGGCGTGGTTCAGAATATTAAATCAGCCAAAAAGCTGATTGAACGCCAAGACACCTATGTCTGGGACATTCTTGAAGAAGTCATCAAAGGTCACCCAGTTCTGCTGAACCGCGCCCCAACCCTTCACCGTTTGGGCATTCAAGCCTTTGAACCGATTCTGGTCGAAGGCCGTGCGATTCAATTGCATCCTCTGGTTTGTACAGCCTTCAACGCTGACTTTGACGGTGACCAGATGGCCGTACACGTTCCTCTTTCGATTGAAGCCCAGACCGAAGCCCGTCTGCTGATGATGGCTACCAACAATATCTTGCTGCCTGCGACCGGCAAACCGGTGGTCAGCCCTTCTCAGGATATGGTTATTGGTTGCTATTATGTCACCATCGACAATCCCGAAGCAGACAAGGAAGATTCCAATCTGCTCGGCAATGGCAAGGTCTTCAGCTCCTCAGACGAACTGCTGGCTGCCTACGAAGGCGGACAATTGGATATTCACGCCAAAGTATTGGTGCGTTTCCCCGTTCCCCGCGTTGATTTGGATGAGCCCGTGATGGTGCATCTGAATGGCGCAGCCGTTCTGGATGCAAACAACCAGCCAGCCCTTGATAGCCATGGCCGCATTACCGTTCGCTTCAATGGCACCCCCTTGGGAGACCTTGAAGAAGCCGGTGAAGTCAAGATGAGTGATCTGGTCTATATCCGTACCACTCCTGGCCGCGTGATGCTGAATCAGCTTTTCCCCCGGGAAATGCCCTATCAGAACTATGCTTTCGGCAAAGAACAGCTTTCCAATCTGATCGAAGACTGCTATAAAATCTATGGCAACGAGAAGAGTGCTGAGTTGGCCAATAACCTCAAAGACAAAGGTTTCCACTTCGCCACCAAAGCCGGTGTATCGATTACGATTTCCGATTTGGTGATCAACAAGAAGAAACCTGAAATTCTGAGCCGTGCTGAAAATATTATCAACGAGGCAGAAACCCTCTACCAACGTGGTCATATCACTGAAGCTGAACGCTATACCCGTGTTATCAACACCTGGCATGAAGCATCTGAAGAACTGACCAAGTTGATTGATAAAAACGATCCTGACAATAAACTGAACTCCGTCTATATGATGGCCTTCTCCGGCGCACGTGGGAATATCTCCCAGGTCCGTCAGCTGATTGGGATGCGCGGTCTGATGGCAGATCCTTCCGGGAACATTATCGATATGGCGATCAAGTCCAACTTTAAAGAGGGCTTGAACGTAACCGAGTATGTACTTTCTTCCTACGGCGCCCGTAAGGGGATTGTTGATACCGCCCTGCGTACCGCTGACTCCGGCTATCTGACCCGCCGTCTGGCCGACGTGGCGCAAGACGTGATTATTCTGGATGAAGACTGTGAAACCCAGAACTTCTTCCGCCTGCGCGATATCAAAGAAGGTGAAAATACCCACCTGAAACTGATTGACCGTCTCGTGGGCCGCACCTCTGGATATGATATCATCAGCGATTCAGGCAAAGTCATTGTTCATCGCAATGAAGTCATCTCTCCCGATAAGCTCGATGATATTGAAATCTATCTGAAGGGCAAATCCGAAGAGAACGCCTATATCGATGTGCGCTCTCCCATGGGGTGTGAAAGCCATTTCGGTGTCTGCCGCCTCTGCTATGGTTGGTCCTTGACCAATCAGCGGGTCGTGGATCGTGGTGAACCGATTGGTATTATCGCCGCTCAGTCCATCGGGGAGCCCGGTACCCAGCTGACCATGCGTACCTTCCACACAGGGGGGGTTGCTGAAGGTGGGGCCGCTGAAAAGGTCTATGCCACAGACAAAGGCAAAGTTTCATTCAATGCCAAAGATCTGGTCACTGTGGATATCCGTACCCAAGCAGGTGAAAACTTCAAGGTACTGGATAAAGAAATGGTGCTGACCCTGCAGCCCTCAGGCCGTAAAAAAGCCAAAGAGATCACCATCTTGCCTGGTTTCGCACTGAAAGTCGAAGATGGACAGGAAGTCGACAAGGGTGAATTCCTGGCGGTTGCCGTTCGTGAATCCGGTAAGTTTGGCCGGGGCTCAATGGAACGCAAAACCAAAGATGTTCCTGCCACCATCAGTGGTCAAATCGTCTACGATGGCGTGCAATGGGAAAAACGTAAAAACCGCAATAAACAGCAGGACGAAAATGTCGTTACCGGCAAAGAAGGCCTGATCTGGATTTACAGCGGCGATGTCTATTCCATGCCGCCCAAATGCGAAGTGCATGTCAAAGATGGCGACACCCTCAAATCTGGGGCCACGATCGCCAGTATCGGCACTTCCACTGAATATGGCGGTCGCGTGTCATTGGTAGAAAATGAAGATGGCACCAAAAACCTGTCGATTATTACGGCTGAACTGCAGTTGGAAGGCGCGTTGGTCGATAAGACCCGCCCTGAAACCGTTCTGCGCTTCCTTGACGAGGAACTGCCCGTTAAAAACTTTGAACTCTTTGTGGATGACGGCACCCGCCTTGAAAACAACCAGGTTCTGGCCAAAGCCTTTGAAAGCCGCTACAAGGTTGAACGCAATGGTGTGATTCATTATGTTCATGACATCAATGAAAAAGAACCGATCACCAAAGAAGTCGAAGTACTGCTGCTCTTTGAAGAATTCTATCCCCTCAAGGACAAAACCCTCTATCTGGAAGAAAGCGCTACCGTAGCTGCTGGAACCGAACTGATGGAAGGTGAATTCGTCGAAGAAGCCGGCTTTGTTAACTTTGACCCCGATACCTCTCAGGAATTGCTCTTCTATCCTGGCGCTGTAGCCTATCGTTTCCCCGATGGTTCAGAAATTTCGGTTGAAGAAAACCACGTAATTCAAGCGGGTAAAACCGTCGGTAAACGTGTTGATCCTGAAACTGGTGAAATGGAAGTCGTGACCTCTGAAATCAAAGGTTTCATTCAAATGATTCCCGTGGATGAGGCCGAAACCCTCGTGGTGATTCGTCCCTTTGAGAAATTCAAAATCAAACCGGGCGAAAACTTCTTCAACGTCAAACGCGAATCCGATAATATCGGTCTCGAAACCGTCACCCGCCTGCTGCACCGTCAGGGCGACCGGATCAAAGCAGGTTCTGCGCTGAGCCGGATTGAACTGCAGTTCAAACTGCTCGGTTCATTGGTGACCCTCGGTGGCCGTGTCAATCTGATTCCCAATCCCGAAGAAGAAGGCACTTTCTTCCTGAATCTGTCTTCTACAGAAGCACTTTCAGGCCAGAAAGGCAGCATGAGAGGCACCTTCCTGCCCGATTATCAGGAAATCGAAATCTATATCGAGCCCCTGGTCAAAGACGGCGAAATGGTCACCCCCCGTACCAAAGTGGCTTCTACCAAGTACAAAGTGCGTGCTGACGGTACGATTCACGTCTATGAAGACGAAAATTCCGGCGTCTTCCGCATGATGCTGCTGACCAGTGAACATGAGCGTCACTACGATATCAGTGGCAAAGCTGCTGTTGTTGTAGGCGATAAACTCTTCGACGGCGATTTAATTGCTGAAGGCATCACGGCTCAGGAAACAGGTATCGTCACTGCAGTCAGTAAAAATCTGGTCACGATCCGCAAGGCGCGTCCCAATCTGGTCAGCCCAGGTTCTCACCTGGTACTCACCGACAAGAGCATGGTGCGTCAAGGCGAAGTCGTTGCCGTTCTGGCTTACGAGCAGATGAAAACCGGGGATATTATCCAGGGTCTGCCACGTGTTGAAGAACTGCTTGAAACACGCAAACCCAAAGAAACCGCCGTACTCTCCGAGTATGAAGGTGAAGTCTTCGATCTGATTCGTGATGACGACAAGACCACCCTCAAAATTCGGGGCGTCAAAATGGGCGCAGAAGTGGAAGCCGAGCATTCGCTTGAAATTCCTTATACCGCCTCAGCCACGGTTTCTGTGGGCCAGAAAGTTCATCGCGGCGATCGTCTCACCACAGGTTCTGTCAATCCACATGAACTTTTGAAAATCAAAGACGTGGCGGCTGCACAGCGCTACCTCGTCGATGGCGTTCAAATGGTTTACCGTTCACAGGGCGTTAAAATCAATGACCGTCACATCGAAGTCATTGTGCGCCAGATGACACGCAAGTGCCGGATTGAGAATCCAGGTGAAACCACCTTCCTGCCGGGTGAAATCGTCAGTGAAACCCGTATTGCTCAAGAAAAGAAACGTATTTCAGAATTGGGTCTGGTGACCGAATCCTTCGAATATACGCCGATTCTCCTGGGGATTACCAAAGCTTCACTGAATACCGAAAGCTTTATCTCAGCGGCCTCTTTCCAAGAGACCACCCGCGTTCTGACCGAAGCCGCGGTCGAAGGCAAGCGCGATTGGCTCCGTGGTTTGAAAGAAAACGTCATTATCGGACGTTTGATTCCTGCCGGAACCGGCATGCGCACCAAAGCCATGCGCGATGAATTGCTGCGTAAGCAGAAATCTGTCGCCGATGCCCGTGCCGATGCAGCTTCTGCCAACAGTCAGGAATCTGTTGCAGAAGTTCAGGCTT